A stretch of the Acomys russatus chromosome 23, mAcoRus1.1, whole genome shotgun sequence genome encodes the following:
- the Prpf38b gene encoding pre-mRNA-splicing factor 38B gives MANNSPALTGNSQPQHQAAAAVAQQQQQYGGGGATKPAVSGKQGNVLPLWGNEKTMNLNPMILTNILSSPYFKVQLYELKTYHEVVDEIFLKVTHVEPWEKGSRKTAGQTGMCGGVRGVGTGGIVSTAFCLLYKLFTLKLTRKQVMGLITHTDSPYIRALGFMYIRYTQPPTDLWDWFESFLDDEEDLDVKAGGGCVMTIGEMLRSFLTKLEWFSTLFPRIPVPVQKNIDQQIKTRPRKMKKDGKEGVEEIDRHVERRRSRSPRRSLSPRRSPRRSRSRSHHREGHGSSSFDRELEREKERQRLEREAKEREKERRRSRSIDRGLDRRRSRSRDRHRSRSRSRDRKGERRDRDREREKENERGRRRDRDYDKERGSDRERDRERSRERSKEQRGRGEGDEKKHKEDKEDRRHRDDKKESKKKHSRSRSRERKHRSRSRSRNAGKRSRSRSKDKSSRQKNESKDKSNKRSRSGSQGRTGSVEKLRKREHSASREKSRKRSRSHDRSHKRDHGDSKDQSDRQDHQRSQSVEAESQEKDKDETA, from the exons ATGGCTAACAACAGCCCCGCGCTGACAGGCAACTCGCAACCGCAGCACCAGGCGGCCGCGGCCgtggcccagcagcagcagcaatatgGCGGCGGCGGCGCCACCAAGCCGGCGGTGTCGGGCAAGCAGGGCAACGTGCTGCCTCTGTGGGGCAACGAGAAGACCATGAACCTCAACCCCATGATCCTCACCAACATCCTGTCGTCGCCTTACTTCAAAGTGCAGCTCTACGAGCTCAAGACCTACCACGAGGTGGTGGACGAGATCTTCTTAAAG gtcACACATGTTGAGCCATGggagaaaggaagcaggaaaacaGCTGGCCAGACGGGGATGTGCGGAGGG GTTCGAGGTGTTGGAACAGGAGGCATTGTTTCTACAGCCTTTTGCCTGCTATACAAATTATTTACCCTGAAGTTAACTCGAAAGCAAGTGATGGGGCTTATAACACATACAGACTCTCCATATATCAGAGCCCTCGGATTCATGTATATAAG gtATACACAGCCTCCTACAGATCTCTGGGACTGGTTTGAGTCCTTCCTTGATGATGAGGAG GACCTAGATGTGAAAGCTGGTGGAGGCTGTGTGATGACCATTGGAGAGATGCTTCGTTCTTTCCTCACAAAACTGGAGTGGTTTTCTACTTTGTTTCCAAGAATTCCAGTTCCAGTTCAGAAGAATATTGATCAGCAAATTAAAACGCGgccaaggaaaatgaagaaagatggaaaagaaggTGTTGAGGAAATAGACAGACATGTTGAGCGAAGGCGTTCCAG ATCTCCACGACGATCACTGAGCCCACGGAGGTCTCCAAGAAGATCAAGAAGTAGAAGTCATCATCGGGAGGGCCATGGATCTTCTAGTTTTGacagagagttagagagagagaaagaacgcCAGCGACTAGAGCGAGaagccaaagagagagagaaagaaaggcgaAGATCCCGAAGTATTGATAGAGGGTTAGATCGTCGGCGCAGCCGGAGTAGGGACAGGCACAGAAGCCGCAGTCGGAGTCGTGATAGGAAAGGAGAGCGAAGAGACAGGGAtcgggaaagagagaaagaaaatgagagaggtcGAAGACGAGACCGAGATTATGATAAGGAGAGAGGCAGTGACCGagaaagggacagggagagatCAAGAGAGCGCTCCAAGGAGCAGAGAGGTAGGGGCGAGGGAGAcgagaagaaacacaaagaagacAAGGAGGATAGGCGACACCGAGATGATAAAAAAGAGTCCAAGAAAAAACACAGCAGAagtagaagcagagaaaggaaacacagaagtAGGAGCAGAAGCAGAAATGCAGGGAAgcggagcaggagcaggagcaaaGACAAGTCAAGCAGACAGAAAAATGAGAGCAAAGACAAGTCAAACAAAAGGAGTAGAAGTGGCAGCCAAGGAAGAACTGGCAGTGTTGAAAAACTGAGAAAACGAGAACACAGCGCTAGTAGAGAGAAGTCTAGAAAGCGCAGCAGGAGCCACGACCGTTCCCACAAGAGAGATCATGGTGATAGCAAGGACCAGTCAGACAGACAGGATCATCAGAGGAGCC